One Methylocapsa sp. D3K7 DNA window includes the following coding sequences:
- a CDS encoding glucan biosynthesis protein G, which produces MVKLSRRTIVKYLVLSSAGFSSPILSAPAQPAKAPQAPLKFDFEDVIRRARDLSAVAFDTASPGLPDALNKLDFDAWRDIRFRPDKAFLGAAGSQFRLQLFHLGHLYQRPVTINLIRDGIPAPIPYSANLFDYGRTKIEKPLPVNLGFAGFRLHYPLNSPKVYDELIAFLGASYFRFLGRGQRYGMSARALAVEAGTTSEEFPFFREFWIETPEPGADQATIYALLDSPSATGAYRFDLFPGVETAIEVYAQLFPRKPNVKFGLAPLTSMFFIGEDDHRFNDDFRPELHDSDGLLIHSGTGEWIWRPLRNPVKPEVSAFLDKDLRGFGLLQRDRDFDHYQDLDLNYEMRPSLWVEPRGNWGEGRVELVELPTGHETNDNIVASFVPKDSPEPGKPFIYAYRMAAGLELAQLSPNGRVLNTYQTVAAALGSIEPPAPGSRRFIIDFSGGELPYYATDPQLVEVVPSTSQGTITRSFIVPNEHTKGFRAIIDVQLEPGQATDLRAFLRTGARALTETWTFPWRAD; this is translated from the coding sequence ATGGTCAAACTCAGCCGCCGTACAATCGTCAAATATCTCGTTCTCTCGAGCGCCGGCTTCTCGTCGCCCATCTTGTCCGCCCCAGCGCAACCCGCCAAGGCCCCGCAGGCGCCGCTAAAATTCGATTTCGAAGATGTCATACGCCGCGCCCGCGATCTCTCCGCGGTGGCTTTCGATACCGCCTCCCCGGGGCTCCCCGACGCGCTCAACAAACTGGATTTCGATGCCTGGCGCGATATAAGGTTTCGCCCCGACAAGGCCTTCCTTGGCGCCGCTGGCAGTCAATTCCGGCTGCAATTGTTCCATCTCGGCCATCTTTACCAGCGCCCCGTCACGATCAACTTGATTAGAGACGGGATACCAGCCCCCATTCCCTATTCCGCCAACCTTTTTGATTACGGCCGCACAAAAATTGAGAAGCCCTTGCCGGTCAATCTGGGCTTCGCCGGGTTCCGGTTGCATTATCCGTTAAACAGCCCAAAGGTTTATGATGAACTGATCGCTTTCCTCGGCGCGAGTTACTTCCGTTTTCTCGGCCGCGGCCAGCGCTACGGCATGTCGGCACGGGCCCTCGCCGTCGAGGCTGGCACCACCAGCGAAGAGTTTCCTTTTTTCCGCGAATTTTGGATCGAGACGCCCGAGCCCGGCGCCGATCAGGCAACGATCTATGCGCTGCTCGATAGTCCTTCGGCGACTGGCGCTTATCGCTTCGACCTTTTTCCCGGAGTCGAGACGGCGATCGAAGTTTATGCGCAGCTTTTTCCGCGCAAGCCGAATGTCAAGTTTGGACTCGCCCCATTGACTTCGATGTTTTTCATCGGCGAGGACGATCACCGGTTCAACGACGACTTCCGTCCCGAGCTGCACGATTCGGATGGGCTTTTGATCCATTCGGGAACCGGCGAATGGATTTGGCGTCCGTTGCGCAATCCGGTGAAGCCGGAGGTCTCGGCCTTTCTCGATAAGGATCTTCGCGGCTTTGGCCTGTTGCAACGGGACCGCGACTTCGATCACTATCAGGATCTCGACCTCAACTACGAAATGCGTCCGAGCCTTTGGGTCGAGCCGAGGGGGAATTGGGGCGAAGGCCGGGTCGAGCTCGTCGAACTGCCGACCGGACATGAAACGAACGACAACATCGTCGCTTCCTTTGTCCCGAAGGATTCGCCCGAGCCAGGCAAGCCTTTCATTTATGCCTATCGCATGGCCGCCGGTCTCGAGCTGGCTCAACTCTCGCCGAACGGGCGCGTCCTGAACACCTATCAGACGGTAGCCGCGGCGCTTGGCTCGATCGAGCCGCCAGCACCGGGCTCGCGCCGGTTCATCATCGATTTTAGCGGCGGCGAGCTGCCTTATTACGCCACCGATCCGCAACTTGTCGAAGTTGTTCCATCAACAAGCCAAGGCACGATCACTCGCTCCTTCATCGTGCCAAACGAGCACACCAAGGGTTTTCGGGCGATCATCGACGTGCAGCTGGAGCCCGGCCAAGCCACCGATTTGCGGGCCTTTTTGCGCACTGGCGCGCGGGCGCTCACCGAGACTTGGACGTTTCCGTGGCGTGCCGATTGA
- a CDS encoding SGNH/GDSL hydrolase family protein yields MKIHPNSTLLMIGDSITDCGRARPVAEAVGSDLGNGYVSLIHALLGATCPERHIRIRNMGISGNTVRDLAARWQSDVLELAPDWLSIMIGINDVWRQFDAPLQTEWHVSLDEYASILEQLVRTTRPQLKGLVLMTPYFIETNQADPMRAAMDLYGDVVRQLAGRYRAVLVDTQAAFDDLLTAVHPMALASDRVHANLTGHMVIARAFLKALNYTW; encoded by the coding sequence ATGAAGATCCATCCCAACAGCACGCTGCTCATGATCGGTGATTCGATTACAGATTGCGGCCGCGCCCGGCCGGTCGCCGAAGCTGTGGGCTCGGACCTTGGCAATGGCTACGTCTCCCTCATCCACGCCTTGCTCGGCGCGACCTGCCCCGAAAGGCACATCCGCATCCGGAACATGGGGATCTCCGGCAACACCGTGCGCGATTTGGCGGCCCGTTGGCAATCCGATGTCTTGGAATTGGCGCCCGATTGGCTTTCCATCATGATCGGCATCAACGACGTCTGGCGTCAGTTCGATGCCCCCCTGCAAACGGAATGGCACGTCTCTCTTGACGAATATGCCTCCATTTTGGAGCAACTTGTCCGCACGACCCGCCCGCAACTCAAGGGATTGGTTCTGATGACGCCCTATTTCATCGAAACGAACCAGGCCGATCCCATGCGGGCGGCCATGGACCTTTATGGGGACGTGGTGCGCCAGTTGGCTGGGCGTTACCGAGCCGTCTTAGTGGATACACAAGCAGCGTTCGATGATCTCTTGACCGCGGTTCATCCGATGGCGCTGGCGTCCGACCGGGTTCATGCAAACTTGACAGGCCACATGGTTATCGCACGGGCTTTTTTAAAGGCCCTGAACTACACCTGGTGA
- a CDS encoding acyltransferase codes for MGLDGDGQAAARHSSSLEGIQILRAAAALLVVMSHTLLESLAAVAPPKSPAWLTAFGSVGVDIFFVISGFIMFYVSFPAHRPSVAPASFLLKRLTRIYPFYWFCVALTLGFWSLGLVPSIQPDRSILIRSVLLFPSNYFVIGVAWTLVYEMYFYLIFAATLYFSRPLVSLYGTSITILVLYALSNWAPDPALRAFLGNPIAVEFCFGLFLAYLFREWPNFASAARPLWIPGLALLVAAPMIAPYASTHFPPSPARVLWGIPAFLIVASFLSLKTNGTPLRRQMVLLGDASYAIYLTHPLTLISYAWLLKGSLTNFPQWPVIPFFVVLCAGFGVLIHVFVERQLIKGVRGLFRRLFTPRLVGSPLPLERPEELQTLK; via the coding sequence ATGGGACTTGACGGAGACGGGCAGGCTGCAGCACGCCACAGTAGTTCCCTTGAGGGGATACAGATTCTTCGCGCTGCGGCGGCTCTTCTTGTCGTGATGTCTCACACGCTCTTGGAATCCTTAGCGGCCGTTGCGCCGCCGAAGAGCCCAGCCTGGCTCACGGCTTTTGGCTCTGTCGGAGTCGACATATTTTTTGTGATCAGCGGGTTCATCATGTTCTACGTGAGCTTCCCCGCTCATCGGCCGAGCGTTGCGCCGGCCTCTTTCCTGCTGAAGCGGTTGACCCGGATTTACCCGTTCTATTGGTTCTGTGTGGCGCTGACTCTCGGCTTCTGGAGTCTGGGCCTTGTCCCTTCAATACAGCCGGATAGGAGTATTTTGATCCGGTCCGTTTTGCTGTTTCCAAGCAATTATTTTGTTATCGGGGTAGCGTGGACGCTTGTCTACGAAATGTATTTTTATCTCATCTTCGCTGCGACGCTGTATTTTTCCAGACCGCTCGTTTCCTTATATGGCACCAGCATCACAATCCTCGTTTTATACGCACTCAGCAATTGGGCGCCGGACCCCGCGCTGCGCGCCTTCCTAGGCAATCCGATCGCGGTCGAGTTTTGCTTCGGGCTTTTTTTGGCTTACCTGTTCCGGGAATGGCCAAACTTTGCTTCTGCAGCCCGTCCCCTTTGGATCCCGGGCCTCGCCCTTCTTGTGGCCGCGCCCATGATCGCACCTTATGCAAGCACCCATTTTCCTCCGAGCCCAGCCCGAGTCCTTTGGGGCATTCCCGCGTTTCTCATCGTGGCGTCGTTTCTCTCGCTGAAAACCAATGGCACTCCTTTGAGACGGCAGATGGTTTTACTCGGGGATGCTTCCTACGCTATCTACCTCACCCATCCCTTGACCTTGATTTCTTACGCATGGCTCCTCAAAGGCAGCCTGACGAATTTCCCGCAATGGCCGGTCATTCCATTTTTCGTCGTGCTGTGCGCGGGCTTCGGCGTCCTCATTCATGTTTTCGTTGAGCGCCAGCTCATCAAGGGTGTCCGCGGACTTTTTCGGCGCCTTTTTACGCCGCGCTTGGTGGGTTCACCGCTGCCCTTGGAAAGACCTGAAGAGCTGCAGACTTTGAAGTAG